From Deinococcus aquiradiocola, a single genomic window includes:
- a CDS encoding phosphatidate cytidylyltransferase has product METLSVRVLTSVVGFSVVVLAVLFGWPTLLPALLLVSFLSLREYVRMLDRRDLDVRHISVYLFGSALIVASLPGLPSPWAGGSWREVILGFALFYFLVIEVIRPGERPLERIVYSLFGLLYIPWLLGYFLLLRYTPNGTDGLIYFALPLLATFATDIGGFFAGYFFGRRKLAPEVSPAKTVEGAIGGLVASFLLVLVVTRLAGIWSLFDAFLYSALVASASQLGDLSESLLKRSLGAKDSGTSLPGHGGLLDRLDSLLFAVPITYLFLQLGVF; this is encoded by the coding sequence ATGGAGACGCTGAGCGTCCGGGTCCTGACCTCCGTGGTGGGGTTCAGCGTGGTGGTGCTGGCCGTGCTGTTCGGCTGGCCGACGCTGCTGCCCGCCCTGCTGCTCGTGTCGTTCCTGTCGCTGCGCGAGTACGTGCGGATGCTGGACCGCCGTGATCTGGACGTGCGGCACATCAGCGTGTACCTGTTCGGGTCGGCGCTGATCGTGGCGAGCCTGCCGGGCCTCCCCTCCCCGTGGGCGGGCGGGTCGTGGCGCGAGGTGATCCTGGGCTTCGCGCTGTTCTACTTCCTGGTGATCGAGGTGATCCGTCCGGGCGAGCGGCCGCTGGAGCGGATCGTGTACAGCCTGTTCGGGCTGCTGTACATCCCGTGGCTGCTCGGGTACTTCCTGCTGCTGCGGTACACGCCGAACGGCACGGACGGCCTGATCTACTTCGCGCTGCCGCTCCTGGCGACGTTCGCGACGGACATCGGCGGGTTCTTCGCGGGGTACTTCTTCGGTCGGCGGAAGCTGGCGCCGGAAGTGAGTCCCGCCAAGACGGTGGAGGGTGCCATCGGGGGGCTCGTCGCGAGTTTCCTGCTGGTGCTGGTCGTGACGCGGCTGGCGGGCATCTGGTCGCTGTTCGACGCGTTCCTGTACTCGGCGCTCGTGGCGAGCGCGTCTCAGCTGGGCGACCTGTCCGAGAGCCTGCTGAAACGCTCGCTGGGCGCGAAGGACAGCGGCACCAGCCTGCCGGGGCACGGGGGGCTGCTGGACCGCCTGGATTCGCTGCTGTTCGCCGTGCCGATCACGTACCTGTTTCTGCAGCTCGGGGTGTTCTGA
- the frr gene encoding ribosome recycling factor, protein MDIKDISSAARERMGKAIEALESNLSILRTGRANPGILKKIVVDYHGTPMPVDQLANITTPDSRTLNIQPWDRSVLPAIERAIRDSDLGLNPNNKGDTIFISLPMLTEERRKDLVKNARGYAEDAKVAVRNIRKNSLDDLKKLEGVGEDEVKRGETEVQKVTDEFIRKVDDVTARKEQDILG, encoded by the coding sequence ATGGACATCAAAGACATCAGCAGTGCAGCCCGCGAACGCATGGGCAAGGCCATCGAGGCGCTGGAGAGCAACCTCTCGATCCTGCGGACGGGCCGCGCGAACCCCGGCATCCTGAAGAAGATCGTGGTGGATTACCACGGGACGCCCATGCCGGTCGATCAGCTGGCGAACATCACGACGCCCGACTCGCGCACCCTGAACATCCAGCCGTGGGACCGCAGCGTGCTGCCCGCCATCGAGCGCGCCATCCGCGACAGCGACCTGGGCCTGAACCCGAACAACAAGGGCGACACCATCTTCATCAGCCTGCCGATGCTGACCGAGGAGCGCCGCAAGGACCTCGTCAAGAACGCGCGCGGGTACGCCGAGGACGCGAAGGTCGCGGTGCGCAACATTCGCAAGAACTCGCTCGACGACCTCAAGAAGCTGGAGGGTGTCGGCGAGGACGAGGTGAAGCGCGGCGAGACCGAAGTGCAGAAGGTCACGGACGAGTTCATCCGCAAGGTGGACGACGTGACGGCCCGCAAGGAGCAGGACATCCTAGGGTGA